In the genome of Candidatus Electrothrix rattekaaiensis, the window TTGTTGGTCAAGATGGGGTACCCTGCTGTTCGGCTTGTACTTTTTTTACATTTACCAAAAGATGTTCATTTTCCTGATTGGATATTAACCCGTCTGACAGCTAAACTTGCTCATCAAGTTTGGGCTGACTCGGAAGCAACATTGGCTTGCCGTATATCAGGTTTACCTGGAACCGGAAAGGTAATATCATTTGTTACTCATCGCCTTGCAGCTTATAAAAACAAAATGGTAAAACCGATTTTTGTTTTTTGGGGGCGCATTCATTCACAAAAGAGATTGGAACGATCTCTCACCATTTTTGCCGATATTCATACTGTATATCCGAAATCACATTTTATTGTTATTGGGCCTGATGGAGGAGAGTTAACCAGAATAAGAGAAGTTGCCGGGAGCATAGGAATTACGAATGCCGTCAGGTTTGTCGGAGAAAAAAATTTCAGCGAGATAAAAGAACTTGCCCAAAATGCATTTTTTTATTTGCAGACCAGTGATCTGGAAGGTATGGCTATGTCTGTGTTGGAGGCTATGCAA includes:
- a CDS encoding glycosyltransferase family 4 protein, encoding MKKVIHLIPYDGIGGVETAARSMAHYDQSEINFQINYIFSLLCTSRNRIALFNPLPFLKATRQILIDQPDILIVSLWRSCIVGLLVKMGYPAVRLVLFLHLPKDVHFPDWILTRLTAKLAHQVWADSEATLACRISGLPGTGKVISFVTHRLAAYKNKMVKPIFVFWGRIHSQKRLERSLTIFADIHTVYPKSHFIVIGPDGGELTRIREVAGSIGITNAVRFVGEKNFSEIKELAQNAFFYLQTSDLEGMAMSVLEAMQLGLVPVVTPVGEIASYCRHQENSLLITSDRQAVDDILGLLNNSRMYEQLRERAIATWTDKPLYSESVVQACLEICSEGGAC